In a single window of the Pseudodesulfovibrio profundus genome:
- a CDS encoding sigma-54 interaction domain-containing protein, producing the protein MALDLKGIIGDSPALTGVFKVLEKVAPTDSTVLVTGESGTGKELLVRALHGNSDRHSGAFVPINCGAIPKELLESELFGHEKGAFTHAVRSRPGRFELADGGTIFLDEIGEMDLSLQVKILRALQEKEIERVGGTTIKKVDVRVVAATNRDLEDEVRTGRFREDLFYRLNVIPLHLPPLRERGNDILLLADHFLNDHCKSKCRKRLTIDEKAKQMLLTYSWPGNVRELENFMERLSILCEGDEVTPEDLPDKIFHDIGEQPLKKVEETIPLRPVGFVWPTLGDMGDKDLKLKEFLEAIEGRLLSEALEKADGVKNKAAELVGIKRTTLIEKLKKRGLL; encoded by the coding sequence ATGGCTCTCGATTTGAAAGGTATCATTGGCGATAGTCCGGCGTTGACCGGCGTTTTCAAGGTACTGGAAAAAGTTGCACCCACGGACAGCACCGTGCTTGTGACCGGAGAATCCGGTACAGGTAAGGAACTGTTGGTGCGAGCTCTCCACGGCAACAGTGATCGGCATTCAGGTGCTTTTGTTCCCATCAACTGTGGTGCTATCCCCAAGGAATTGCTGGAATCCGAACTGTTCGGCCATGAAAAGGGCGCCTTCACCCACGCTGTCCGTTCGCGGCCAGGGCGGTTTGAGCTTGCAGATGGTGGTACCATTTTCCTCGATGAAATCGGCGAGATGGACCTGTCACTGCAGGTCAAGATTCTTCGCGCCTTGCAGGAAAAGGAGATAGAGCGTGTCGGTGGAACCACCATCAAAAAAGTTGATGTGCGTGTTGTCGCCGCGACCAACCGGGACCTGGAGGACGAAGTTCGGACCGGCCGGTTCCGTGAGGATCTCTTTTATCGCCTGAATGTCATTCCGCTTCACTTGCCGCCTTTGCGCGAGCGGGGAAATGACATCCTGCTCCTCGCCGACCATTTTCTCAATGATCATTGCAAGTCCAAGTGCCGGAAACGCTTGACTATCGACGAGAAAGCCAAACAGATGCTGCTGACCTATTCATGGCCCGGCAACGTCCGTGAGCTTGAGAACTTCATGGAGCGTCTTTCCATTCTGTGCGAAGGTGATGAAGTGACTCCCGAAGACCTTCCGGATAAAATTTTCCATGATATCGGTGAGCAACCACTCAAAAAGGTTGAGGAGACAATCCCCCTGCGCCCTGTCGGTTTTGTATGGCCGACTCTTGGTGATATGGGCGATAAAGATCTCAAGCTCAAAGAGTTTCTGGAGGCGATCGAGGGGCGGCTTCTTTCGGAGGCCCTCGAAAAGGCCGATGGGGTGAAAAACAAGGCTGCCGAGTTGGTGGGCATCAAGCGAACGACCCTCATTGAGAAGTTGAAAAAACGGGGCTTGTTGTAA